A single window of Ananas comosus cultivar F153 linkage group 19, ASM154086v1, whole genome shotgun sequence DNA harbors:
- the LOC109724798 gene encoding uncharacterized protein LOC109724798, whose translation MKENKANLQQLGTDLLRRKATCDMLRTPPTPRGPATASTHSDAPPPLQIPSPPTDPPPLPSPLPFSLPSLSLSLRHGSLDPSSPSLSLRLFPSRTKGASLVLPSLPLKVAIEALRMVLASVFEPRLATYAYGGRGPAIGRHTAARYLKSAVESPSWWFRVALRREPFGPRHVRRLCAAIAEKVDDPDLLALIERLFTSEALAIELGGAQLARGFPQESGLAPILLNIYFDAVDREIQKIREEVHKRNPRLRSLPNEEDSRVFHRPIRVYAVRYLDEILVVTSGSKLFTMNIKDRILKLLEGELELIIDKLGTSIHSAVSEKMEFMGMELQAVPPSVLNPPLSEKAIRARKKYLKRKAAKAQELKNARETRRKKLGLKILNHLFKKLKRGHAVECGFRIESEVRDIFRGWAEDAVKEYFSSKEHCFYWHRMLTRGDFLSLNRIRDQLPPELVESYDQFQEKVNKYLMPAWASRAFEEEEERRAEEEEERRYAKRTVDDLTELKMRVNAPIELVRRAVKLAKFTNSMGRPRPIKLLLCLDDSDIIKWYAGVGRRWLDFFCCCKNFKMVKTVVNYHLRFSCFLTLAEKHESTKRQAISHYTKDLKVINDNGEAEVHFPTEKEIKMMGDKNLADPKPVDGALSMILVRLAVDEPKCTCLAHFCTRRDTVLYRVRLLQNRLNVDPMNEKKWVPGMGAIHESLNKKCFPLCSMHASDLLLGRMSLQDIDCTSFVNVEENSLVPILS comes from the exons ATGAAGGAGAATAAAGCAAACCTGCAGCAACTGGGCACAGATTTGCTGAGAAGGAAGGCCACTTGTGACATGCTAAGAA cTCCTCCTACTCCACGTGGCCCCGCCACCGCCTCTACCCACTCCGATGCTCCTCCGCCCCTTCAAATCCCCTCTCCCCCGACCGatccccctcctctcccctccccactccccttctctctcccctctctctccctctcgctcCGCCATGGCTCCCTCGACCcttcctccccctccctctccctccgccTCTTCCCCTCCCGCACCAAGGGCGCCTCCTTGGTCCTCCCTTCCCTCCCCCTCAAGGTCGCCATTGAAGCCCTCCGCATGGTCCTCGCCTCCGTCTTCGAGCCCCGCCTCGCCACCTACGCCTACGGAGGCCGCGGCCCCGCCATCGGCCGCCACACCGCCGCGCGCTACCTCAAATCCGCCGTGGAGAGCCCCTCCTGGTGGTTCCGCGTCGCCCTCCGCCGCGAGCCCTTTGGCCCTCGCCATGTGCGCCGCCTCTGCGCTGCCATTGCCGAGAAGGTCGACGACCCCGACCTCCTAGCCCTAATTGAGCGCCTCTTCACCTCGGAGGCGCTCGCGATCGAGCTCGGCGGGGCCCAGTTGGCGCGGGGGTTCCCCCAGGAGAGCGGCCTCGCCCCGATCCTCCTCAACATCTACTTCGACGCCGTAGATCGCGAGATTCAGAAGATTCGAGAGGAGGTGCACAAGAGAAACCCTAGGCTTCGATCCCTGCCGAATGAGGAAGATTCTAGGGTTTTCCACCGACCCATTAGGGTTTATGCCGTTAGGTACTTGGATGAGATACTGGTCGTCACCTCGGGATCGAAACTTTTCACCATGAACATCAAAGATAGAATTTTGAAGCTTCTAGAAGGGGAATTGGAGCTTATAATCGACAAATTGGGGACGTCGATCCACAGCGCGGTTTCGGAGAAGATGGAGTTCATGGGGATGGAGCTTCAAGCAGTTCCTCCTTCGGTTCTAAACCCTCCCTTATCCGAAAAAGCCATTAGGGCTAGGAAGAAGTACTTAAAGAGGAAGGCGGCGAAGGCGCAAGAGTTAAAAAATGCCCGCGAGACCAGGAGGAAGAAACTGGGGTTGAAGATACTAAACCACTTGTTCAAGAAGCTCAAGCGCGGGCATGCCGTTGAATGTGGTTTCCGAATCGAAAGTGAGGTTAGAGATATTTTTAGGGGTTGGGCCGAGGATGCGGTGAAAGAATACTTTTCGTCGAAGGAGCATTGCTTTTATTGGCACCGAATGCTCACCAGAGGTGATTTTTTGTCTTTGAATAGAATAAGGGATCAGTTGCCACCGGAGCTGGTTGAATCCTACGACCAGTTTCAAGAAAAGGTCAATAAGTATTTGATGCCTGCATGGGCTAGTAGAGCtttcgaggaagaagaagagagacgagctgaggaggaagaagagaggagataTGCTAAGAGGACCGTCGATGACTTGACGGAGTTAAAGATGAGGGTGAATGCACCTATTGAGCTTGTGAGAAGGGCGGTTAAATTGGCCAAGTTCACTAATTCGATGGGTCGGCCTCGTCCCATCAAGCTACTACTGTGTTTGGATGATTCCGATATCATCAAATGGTATGCGGGAGTGGGGAGGAGGTGGTTGGATTTCTTCTGCTGTTGCAAAAACTTCAAAATGGTTAAGACCGTCGTTAATTACCACTTGAGGTTCTCTTGCTTCTTAACGTTGGCGGAGAAGCACGAGTCGACCAAAAGACAAGCAATTAGCCATTATACGAAGGATTTAAAAGTAATTAACGATAATGGAGAGGCAGAAGTGCACTTCCCGACCGAGAAGGAGATCAAAATGATGGGCGATAAGAATCTTGCGGATCCAAAACCTGTTGATGGCGCTTTGTCCATGATTTTGGTCAGGCTCGCAGTCGACGAGCCTAAGTGCACGTGCTTGGCACATTTCTGTACCAGAAGAGATACCGTGCTCTATCGAGTGCGGCTACTTCAGAACAGATTGAATGTGGACCCCATGAACGAGAAGAAGTGGGTGCCGGGGATGGGTGCGATTCACGAGAGTCTGAATAAGAAGTGCTTTCCGTTGTGCTCGATGCATGCGAGCGATTTGCTCCTCGGCAGAATGTCTCTTCAAGATATCGACTGTACTTCATTCGTGAATGTGGAGGAGAATTCGCTTGTTCCAATCCTCTCATAG